The Corallococcus soli DNA window TCCGCCGGCTAGCGGCGCTTCTTCAGGAAGCGGGTGACGCTCAGCTTCCCGAAGCGGCCGCCGAACAGGTACCAGGTGAGCACCGCGCCGAAGAGCGCCGCCGCCAGGGCGATGCCCACGATGCCCAGCACCGGCGTGTTGCCGTACATGGGCGGCCGGGGCGCGAAGGCGATGAAGGCCCCCACGATGAAGCCGCACGCGCACAGCCCCAGGAAGGCGATGACGGCCACGCTGCGCAGGTTCTCGTTGAGCTTGTCGAACTGTTCGGCGCGCACCGTGACGCTGAACTTGCCCGTCTCCAGGTCCATGAGGATCTGCGACAGCTGCGTGGGCAGGTCCTGCGCCATGGACTGGAAGCGCAGCAGCGTGCGCATGAGGCCGCCCTGGAGCTGGCCGGGATCGTACCGCCCGGCCATCAGCTCCTTCGCGTACGGCAGCGCGACCTCCATGATGTTCATCTCCGGGTAGAGGCTGCGCAGCATGCCTTCGGTGGAGATGGAGGCGCGCGACAGGAGCGCGTACTCCTTGGGGATGCGGATGCGGTACTTCACGGCGAGGTCCAACAGGTCGCGCAGCAGCGTGCGCGCGTCCACCTGGCCCAGCGTGGTGGGCAGGTGCTGGCCCAGGATGGACTCGATGTCGTTGCGGAAGCCCATCAGGTTGGCTCTCGCGTCGGGCACGCCCACGCGGTAGAGGATGCGCGCCACGGAGTCGCTGTCCTTGAGCGCCACCGCGAGGCAGAGCATCACCAGCGTCTCCTGCATGGGGCGCGTGAGCCGGCCCACCACGCCGAAGTCCAGCAGCGCCAGCCGGTTGCCCTCCATCAGGAGCAGGTTTCCCGGGTGCGGGTCGCCGTGGAAGAGGCCGTCGTCGAAGAGCTGGCGGAAGCTCGCCTCCAGGATGTTCTGCGCCAGCTGCTTGCGCTCCGCCTCCGACA harbors:
- a CDS encoding ABC1 kinase family protein, with amino-acid sequence MNLQDLNRIRQITVIAARHGFGEVADRSGVWRMLGRKEKVEVSPEAQRESTAHRFRLFLSELGPTFVKLGQVLSTRADLLPAEFVEELATLQDHVEAIPLDAIHAQIRDALGKEVHELFAHVDPEPLAAASIAQVHRAVTLDGEEVVIKVQRPGIAERIDADLGVLRSLARLLEAVVEETGIYTPSGIVDEFDRAIHEELDFVNEASNIRAFLETHQDRPYLKIPRVHASLSSRTVLTLEFLRGEKINPAALSEAERKQLAQNILEASFRQLFDDGLFHGDPHPGNLLLMEGNRLALLDFGVVGRLTRPMQETLVMLCLAVALKDSDSVARILYRVGVPDARANLMGFRNDIESILGQHLPTTLGQVDARTLLRDLLDLAVKYRIRIPKEYALLSRASISTEGMLRSLYPEMNIMEVALPYAKELMAGRYDPGQLQGGLMRTLLRFQSMAQDLPTQLSQILMDLETGKFSVTVRAEQFDKLNENLRSVAVIAFLGLCACGFIVGAFIAFAPRPPMYGNTPVLGIVGIALAAALFGAVLTWYLFGGRFGKLSVTRFLKKRR